A region of Sporosarcina sp. FSL W7-1349 DNA encodes the following proteins:
- a CDS encoding response regulator transcription factor, which yields MSIKENKTVLIIEDEDSILDILSYALRKEGYRVHGAATGEEGIRLFEGVHPDVVILDVMLPDQSGFDICKQLIAISSVPILMLTARDDIVDKVLGLELGADDYMTKPFDIREVLIRIKVLLRRAASSTTSYLRVNEKVSIEPRSHTVRKEEEVVALKPKEYELLLLFAQHKNRVFSREEILDTVWDFDYAGDLRTVDVHVQRIRKKLDDPSLPSVIETVFGVGYKMKGE from the coding sequence TTGTCAATCAAAGAAAATAAAACAGTTTTAATTATAGAAGACGAAGACTCCATCTTGGATATTCTGTCCTACGCCTTACGCAAGGAAGGGTACCGGGTGCACGGTGCAGCAACGGGAGAAGAAGGGATTCGCTTATTTGAAGGGGTGCATCCGGATGTTGTGATTCTCGATGTGATGTTGCCGGATCAAAGCGGTTTTGACATCTGCAAGCAACTGATAGCGATAAGCTCTGTCCCGATTCTCATGCTGACTGCACGGGATGATATCGTCGATAAAGTCCTCGGCCTCGAACTGGGTGCGGATGATTATATGACAAAGCCTTTTGATATCCGCGAAGTGCTCATCCGTATCAAAGTATTGTTGCGGCGCGCTGCCAGTTCCACAACGTCCTATTTGCGAGTGAACGAGAAAGTAAGTATAGAACCGCGTTCGCATACCGTTCGAAAAGAGGAAGAAGTGGTCGCATTGAAGCCAAAGGAATATGAATTGCTATTGCTGTTTGCCCAACATAAAAATAGAGTTTTCTCAAGGGAAGAAATCCTCGATACGGTTTGGGATTTTGACTATGCCGGAGATTTGAGAACGGTCGATGTCCATGTCCAGCGGATCCGGAAAAAGCTGGACGACCCCTCTTTGCCATCCGTCATCGAAACGGTATTCGGAGTCGGTTATAAGATGAAGGGGGAGTAG
- a CDS encoding sensor histidine kinase, producing MKWTIRKKFMVGYIILFSLAAVVVYQVLKDSLEENSMAAVENELTNLQHTTREYVKQFMLHSPPKEDLFQEFGGIIAQELSKLHKQSVALYDKEGHFLYEAVPMEQPILLEYQLESTGRKFPEIDAAYQNKAAFTRLDVEEGNLIFFSYPLYLHNEFYGVFQFTGDYTNLFARNEKVLQSFTLLVIGLFLGVFLISLLLTSQIIKPLVQLTKATRNVSAGDYHVKVQVKTGDELEDLATSFNEMQRDIERHIQTIEEEKEKILLLEKSRTDFFNNVTHELKTPLAIISGYAQIIGAESFDDPAYLQKAANRIRSESDRLNRLVIELIELSKNEVDQQLKKREVVEMFSLVAGVCEDMRLKAHRRQMDIVCKGDDFSVYGNHDELRQVFINIVDNAIKHGVAGGPILVSVGSGHISVSNPSLPISEAIVEHAFNPFIHTRGKGNSGLGLFICKEIISRHEGTISFQYEKGQAITAIYLPPWQQNGNNC from the coding sequence ATGAAATGGACTATCCGAAAAAAATTCATGGTCGGATACATTATCCTTTTCTCGTTGGCGGCTGTGGTTGTATACCAGGTTTTGAAGGATTCGTTAGAGGAAAACAGTATGGCGGCGGTTGAGAATGAATTAACTAATTTACAGCATACGACGAGGGAATACGTCAAGCAGTTCATGCTTCATTCGCCCCCAAAAGAGGATCTTTTTCAAGAGTTTGGTGGAATTATCGCTCAGGAATTAAGTAAGCTCCATAAACAAAGTGTGGCGTTATACGATAAGGAAGGTCATTTTTTATATGAAGCCGTTCCCATGGAACAGCCGATTTTATTGGAATATCAGCTGGAAAGTACGGGAAGGAAATTTCCAGAAATCGATGCGGCCTACCAGAACAAGGCAGCGTTTACACGGTTGGATGTAGAGGAAGGGAACCTTATTTTCTTTTCCTATCCTTTATATTTACATAATGAATTTTACGGTGTATTTCAGTTTACAGGAGATTATACGAATTTATTTGCCCGAAACGAAAAAGTGCTGCAGAGCTTCACCCTTTTGGTCATCGGTCTATTTTTAGGAGTGTTTCTCATTTCCCTCCTGCTCACAAGTCAAATTATCAAACCGCTAGTTCAATTGACAAAGGCGACTCGAAACGTATCGGCGGGTGATTATCATGTTAAGGTTCAAGTGAAAACGGGAGATGAACTGGAGGACCTGGCTACTAGTTTCAACGAGATGCAGCGTGACATCGAACGACATATCCAAACCATCGAAGAAGAGAAAGAAAAGATTCTTCTATTGGAAAAAAGCCGGACCGATTTTTTTAATAATGTCACACATGAATTGAAAACCCCATTGGCGATCATTTCAGGCTATGCCCAGATTATTGGTGCAGAGAGCTTTGATGATCCTGCTTATTTGCAAAAAGCTGCCAATCGAATTCGTTCGGAAAGCGATCGCTTAAACCGGTTGGTCATCGAATTGATTGAGCTGTCTAAAAATGAGGTGGATCAACAGCTGAAGAAGCGGGAAGTAGTTGAGATGTTTTCCTTGGTGGCGGGCGTATGTGAAGATATGCGTTTAAAGGCTCACCGTCGACAAATGGATATCGTTTGTAAGGGAGATGATTTTTCAGTATATGGAAATCACGATGAACTCAGGCAAGTGTTCATAAATATCGTGGATAATGCAATCAAACATGGCGTGGCAGGCGGGCCGATTCTAGTTTCGGTTGGGAGCGGCCACATTTCGGTTTCCAATCCGAGTCTCCCGATATCGGAAGCAATAGTGGAGCATGCCTTCAATCCGTTTATCCATACACGAGGAAAGGGCAATAGCGGGCTCGGCCTGTTTATTTGTAAAGAAATCATCAGCCGTCACGAAGGAACGATTTCATTTCAATATGAAAAGGGTCAAGCCATTACGGCCATCTACCTTCCTCCTTGGCAACAAAACGGCAACAACTGTTGA